One genomic segment of Helianthus annuus cultivar XRQ/B chromosome 14, HanXRQr2.0-SUNRISE, whole genome shotgun sequence includes these proteins:
- the LOC110905730 gene encoding glutathione S-transferase T3-like: MMMKKSSPNHHRKSSRAKKKKGKGKMVEPETAQKPRAKGRQWTKVEEEALAMAYAKASTCPIVGNNQSGSSFWKKTTDRFNAIMEHGEARDVESVSGKWRKMIKVVNAFNQIYNQIYLSPPSGSNEQDILNLAIAKWDSQNSTPFPHFRAWNVIRKEQKWKPVPNEVATAKRTKTSESGSYSAGGSTARCQIDINDDPEDDEDVLPVHESERPPGRDKAKKEAAGKRKVSGSSGGRGEKASSKMDDLINEFRSFKEFATEKYTHKKTVSSDYARAEDFRIMRLDLDSVPEDEREVYRRMKEEVKKNGRRRF, translated from the exons atgatgatgaagaagtcgtCCCCGAATCACCACCGCAAGAGCTCACGCGCAAAAAAAAAGAAGGGGAAGGGAAAGATGGTTGAACCCGAAACCGCGCAAAAACCGAGAGCAAAGGGGAGGCAATGGACGAAAGTAGAAGAGGAGGCGCTAGCTATGGCGTATGCTAAGGCCTCTACTTGCCCGATAGtcg gaaacaaccaatcgGGTAGTAGTTTTTGGAAGAAGACAACGGATAGGTTTAACGCGATTATGGAGCATGGGGAGGCTCGTGATGTCGAATCCGTCTCGGGCAAGTGGCGAAAAATGATCAAGGTCGTCAACGCCTTTAATCAAATTTATAACCAAATTTACCTTTCTCCTCCAAGCGGGAGTAACGAGCAAGATATTCTTAACCTTGCTATCGCCAAGTGGGACTCCCAAAATTCAACGCCTTTCCCGCACTTCCGAGCATGGAACGTTATAAGGAAAGAACAAAAATGGAAGCCGGTTCCAAATGAGGTCGCAACGGCCAAACGCACTAAAACTTCCGAGTCCGGAAGCTATAGTGCGGGAGGCTCCACCGCTCGATGTCAAATCGACATAAACGACGACCCGGAAGATGACGAGGATGTGTTGCCCGTTCACGAGTCGGAACGTCCCCCCGGGAGGGACAAAGCAAAAAAAGAAGCGGCCGGAAAGCGAAAAGTGTCCGGCTCGAGTGGAGGTAGGGGCGAGAAGGCATCGTCAAAAATGGACGACTTGATAAACGAATTCCGTTCGTTCAAAGAGTTCGCGACCGAAAAGTATACTCACAAGAAAACCGTGTCGTCCGACTATGCTCGAGCGGAAGATTTTAGGATTATGCGGTTGGATCTCGACTCGGTTCCGGAGGATGAACGCGAGGTTTATCGGAGGATGAAGGAAGAGGTGAAAAAAAATGGACGTCGTAGGTTTTag
- the LOC110907133 gene encoding uncharacterized protein LOC110907133 — MAQYGGEQEQYKKEEGYAHNQLHSTTTGHEIGGAGTNIHSATTSHDIGGTGTNVHSTTEGYNVGGTGTNIRTGGYEEGKHGGAGGGYSTGLGVVVLARLRMMEREAEGRRKVWLRRSSRSYLAAIMAAMSTRLQPLPPL, encoded by the exons ATGGCACAATACGGAGGAGAACAAGAACAATACAAGAAGGAAGAGGGC TATGCCCACAACCAACTTCACTCCACCACCACAGGCCATGAAATAGGAGGTGCTGGAACCAACATCCACTCCGCCACTACCAGTCATGATATCGGAGGTACGGGAACCAATGTCCACTCCACCACCGAAGGTTATAACGTCGGAGGTACCGGAACCAACATCAGAACAGGTGGTTATGAAGAAGGGAAGCATGGTGGTGCTGGGGGGGGATACTCCACCGGTCTAGGAGTGGTAGTTCTAGCTCG TCTGAGGATGATGGAGAGGGAGGcagaaggaagaagaaaggtgTGGTTGAGAAGATCAAGTAGAAGCTACCTGGCGGCGATCATGGCAGCGATGAGCACAAGACTTCAGCCACTGCCACCACTGTAG
- the LOC110908970 gene encoding uncharacterized protein LOC110908970 has product MAISITRLVFFAVLVCSFTGNNMVSAECAGDMQGLLQECARYVQKPGPMIQPSAGCCGVVKNVDLPCVCSHITTEVEGVISMEKAAFIAGACGKPLSRGTHCGSYVVQGN; this is encoded by the exons ATGGCAATCTCCattactcgtttggttttcttcGCAGTTCTCGTCTGCTCTTTCACCGGCAACAACATGGTATCTGCAGAATGTGCAGGTGACATGCAAGGCCTCTTGCAGGAATGTGCAAGGTATGTACAGAAGCCAGGCCCTATGATCCAACCCTCTGCTGGTTGTTGTGGTGTGGTCAAGAATGTAGACTTGCCTTGTGTCTGCAGCCATATAACAACTGAGGTTGAGGGTGTTATCAGCATGGAGAAAGCGGCATTCATTGCTGGAGCTTGTGGTAAACCGCTCTCCCGTGGCACCCATTGTGGAA GTTATGTTGTTCAAGGAAACTAG